The Georgenia sp. TF02-10 genome window below encodes:
- the murG gene encoding undecaprenyldiphospho-muramoylpentapeptide beta-N-acetylglucosaminyltransferase has translation MRVLLAGGGTAGHVNPLLATAAALAARPGGAELTALGTADGLEHTLVPAAGYPLRTVPRVPLPRRPTPDLLRLPGRLRTAVRAAEAALAETGATVVVGFGGYVATPAYLAARRRGVPVVIHEQNARPGLANRLGARWAAAVAVTFPGTPLRAARGRTEVTGLPLRPAVAALAAARAGAAGAAPPSAVPTDDDASAAAAAATAAVVPPATDDAATDPAADLRARAARELGLDPGRPTLVVTGGSLGAQRLNTAVPPAAGDLLAAGAQVLHLTGRGKDGPVRAALAGVPGAAERYHVRDYLGRMELAYAVADLVLCRAGAGTVSELAALGLPAVYVPLPVGNGEQRRNAADVVRAGGGLLVDDAALDPAWVRGHVVPLLADPARLAAMGAAAAGAGPRDGAARLAALVADVAHAAAHGGGRG, from the coding sequence CTGCGGGTGCTGCTCGCCGGCGGCGGCACCGCCGGGCACGTCAACCCGCTGCTGGCCACCGCCGCCGCCCTCGCCGCCCGGCCCGGCGGCGCCGAGCTCACCGCCCTGGGCACCGCCGACGGGCTGGAGCACACCCTCGTACCGGCCGCCGGCTACCCGCTGCGGACCGTGCCGCGCGTCCCGCTGCCGCGCCGACCCACCCCGGACCTGCTCCGGCTGCCCGGCCGGCTGCGCACCGCCGTCCGCGCCGCCGAGGCGGCCCTGGCCGAGACCGGCGCGACGGTCGTCGTCGGCTTCGGCGGCTACGTCGCCACCCCCGCCTACCTCGCCGCCCGCCGCCGCGGCGTGCCGGTGGTGATCCACGAGCAGAACGCCCGCCCCGGCCTGGCCAACCGGCTCGGCGCCCGGTGGGCGGCCGCCGTCGCCGTCACCTTCCCCGGCACGCCGCTGCGCGCCGCCCGCGGCCGCACCGAGGTGACCGGGCTGCCGCTGCGCCCGGCCGTCGCCGCGCTCGCCGCCGCGCGGGCCGGCGCAGCCGGAGCCGCCCCGCCCTCCGCCGTCCCGACCGACGACGACGCATCCGCCGCGGCCGCGGCCGCCACGGCCGCCGTCGTCCCGCCCGCTACCGACGACGCCGCCACCGACCCCGCCGCCGACCTCCGCGCCCGCGCCGCCCGCGAGCTCGGCCTGGACCCCGGCCGGCCCACCCTCGTCGTCACCGGTGGGTCCCTCGGCGCCCAGCGGCTCAACACGGCGGTCCCGCCCGCCGCCGGTGACCTCCTCGCCGCCGGCGCGCAGGTGCTCCACCTGACCGGCCGGGGCAAGGACGGGCCGGTCCGCGCCGCGCTCGCCGGGGTGCCCGGCGCCGCCGAGCGCTACCACGTGCGGGACTACCTCGGCCGGATGGAGCTCGCCTACGCCGTCGCCGACCTGGTCCTGTGCCGGGCCGGGGCGGGCACCGTCAGCGAGCTCGCCGCCCTCGGCCTGCCCGCGGTGTACGTCCCGCTGCCGGTGGGCAACGGCGAGCAGCGCCGCAACGCCGCCGACGTCGTCCGCGCCGGCGGGGGCCTGCTGGTCGACGACGCCGCGCTGGACCCGGCCTGGGTCCGCGGGCACGTCGTGCCGCTGCTGGCCGACCCGGCCCGCCTCGCCGCCATGGGCGCCGCCGCGGCCGGCGCCGGCCCGCGCGACGGCGCCGCCCGGCTGGCCGCGCTGGTCGCCGACGTCGCGCACGCCGCCGCGCACGGGGGCGGGCGTGGCTGA
- the murC gene encoding UDP-N-acetylmuramate--L-alanine ligase, whose amino-acid sequence MAERYHLIGVGGAGMSALAELLRARGHDVSGSDQRDSAALARLRDLGVRVYLGHDPAQVPATGSVVVSTAVRPDNPELVRAHELGRPVLHRSVALARAAAGQDFVAVAGAHGKTTTSAMLAVALRAAGQDPSYAIGGTVLALGTGAHLGTGRAFVAEADESDGSFLAYRPRVAVVTNVEPDHLDHYGSAAALARAFEDFAGRVVPGGLLVAGADDPGALALARHAAAAGTRVRTYGTGPAPADLPHLAVRDVVLTGAGATARLGPDGVPLALRVGGEHMVRNAAAAWCAGVELGVAPAAMATALGSFTGTGRRFETRGTAAGVRVVDDYAHHPTEIAATLAAARLVAGPGRVLVLFQPHLYSRTQAFAAEFAAALSAADAAVVTDVYAAREDPVPGVDGSLVTAAMEPGRGRYVADKVAAARAVADDARPGDLVLTVGAGDVTELGAVILDRLRERA is encoded by the coding sequence GTGGCTGAGCGGTACCACCTGATCGGGGTGGGCGGGGCCGGCATGTCCGCGCTCGCCGAGCTCCTCCGCGCCCGCGGCCACGACGTCTCCGGCTCCGACCAGCGCGACTCCGCCGCGCTGGCCCGGCTCCGGGACCTGGGGGTGCGGGTCTACCTCGGCCACGACCCCGCGCAGGTGCCCGCCACCGGCTCGGTGGTCGTCTCCACCGCGGTGCGCCCGGACAACCCCGAACTGGTCCGCGCCCACGAGCTCGGCCGGCCGGTGCTGCACCGGTCGGTGGCCCTGGCCCGCGCGGCCGCCGGGCAGGACTTCGTGGCCGTCGCCGGCGCCCACGGCAAGACCACCACCTCGGCGATGCTCGCCGTCGCGCTGCGCGCGGCCGGGCAGGACCCGTCCTACGCCATCGGCGGCACGGTCCTGGCCCTGGGCACCGGGGCCCACCTGGGCACCGGCCGGGCCTTCGTGGCCGAGGCCGACGAGTCCGACGGTTCCTTCCTCGCCTACCGCCCCCGGGTCGCGGTGGTCACCAACGTCGAGCCGGACCACCTGGACCACTACGGCTCCGCGGCCGCGCTCGCCCGTGCCTTCGAGGACTTCGCCGGCCGGGTGGTGCCCGGCGGGCTGCTCGTGGCCGGCGCGGACGACCCCGGCGCGCTGGCCCTGGCCCGGCACGCGGCCGCCGCCGGCACCCGGGTGCGCACCTACGGCACCGGACCGGCCCCGGCCGACCTGCCCCACCTGGCCGTCCGCGACGTCGTCCTCACCGGCGCCGGCGCCACCGCCCGCCTGGGCCCGGACGGCGTGCCGCTGGCGCTGCGGGTCGGCGGGGAGCACATGGTCCGCAACGCGGCCGCCGCCTGGTGTGCCGGGGTCGAGCTCGGCGTCGCCCCGGCGGCGATGGCGACGGCGCTGGGCAGCTTCACCGGCACCGGCCGGCGGTTCGAGACCCGCGGCACGGCCGCCGGGGTGCGGGTGGTGGACGACTACGCCCACCACCCGACCGAGATCGCCGCCACGCTGGCCGCCGCGCGGCTGGTCGCCGGGCCCGGGCGGGTGCTGGTGCTGTTCCAGCCGCACCTGTACTCCCGGACCCAGGCCTTCGCCGCCGAGTTCGCCGCCGCGCTGAGCGCCGCCGACGCCGCGGTGGTCACCGACGTCTACGCCGCCCGCGAGGACCCGGTGCCCGGGGTGGACGGCTCCCTCGTCACCGCCGCGATGGAGCCCGGCCGGGGCCGGTACGTGGCCGACAAGGTGGCCGCCGCCCGGGCCGTGGCCGACGACGCCCGGCCCGGTGACCTGGTGCTCACCGTCGGCGCCGGCGACGTCACCGAGCTCGGCGCCGTGATCCTGGACCGGCTCCGGGAGCGGGCATGA
- a CDS encoding cell division protein FtsQ/DivIB, whose amino-acid sequence MRPPVTPRRPRRGAAEPARPGVGGTGGTGDPARGGAGRARSHAERSGAETSGATAADRGGRRGATPRSATAGTAPTDRRAPAGGGAAPASRAASASGGASKVRGRGASAAPARASTDVVPVHRPAAPLAAPRTPTAGEVPVVSTGLAARAAEREAAARHLRRRRILLALAGLAAVAALAWVLLLSPLLAVRPDQVEVTGAAGPVDPADVHAVAEPAVGVPLLRVDTGALADQVASITGVKEARVARSWPNGLTVAVVSRIPVAAVQSDGGWVLVDGDGVQVAESAEQPADLPVVSVPLTSSEETAPAVTAVLKVLDVLPAELLADVAEAGATSADQVVLTLQDGATVRWGSAEEGEFKAAVLQVLRQEPAKVYDVSIPRSPTTSQGTSGVPNASAGN is encoded by the coding sequence ATGAGGCCGCCGGTCACCCCGCGCCGGCCCCGCCGCGGCGCTGCCGAGCCTGCCCGGCCGGGCGTGGGCGGGACCGGCGGGACCGGGGACCCGGCGCGCGGTGGTGCCGGCCGGGCGCGGTCGCACGCCGAGAGGTCCGGCGCCGAGACGTCCGGGGCCACCGCCGCCGACCGCGGGGGCAGGCGCGGGGCCACGCCCCGCTCGGCGACCGCCGGCACGGCTCCGACCGACCGCCGCGCCCCCGCTGGCGGCGGCGCCGCCCCGGCGAGCCGCGCCGCTAGCGCCAGCGGCGGCGCCAGCAAGGTCCGTGGCCGCGGCGCCTCGGCGGCGCCGGCGCGAGCCAGCACCGACGTCGTCCCGGTGCACCGCCCGGCGGCGCCGCTCGCCGCACCCCGCACCCCCACCGCGGGCGAGGTCCCGGTGGTCAGCACCGGGCTCGCCGCCCGGGCGGCCGAGCGCGAGGCCGCAGCCCGGCACCTTCGGCGCCGCCGGATCCTCCTCGCCCTCGCCGGCCTCGCCGCCGTCGCGGCGCTGGCCTGGGTGCTGCTGCTGTCCCCGCTGCTCGCCGTCCGCCCCGACCAGGTCGAGGTGACCGGCGCGGCGGGGCCGGTCGACCCGGCCGACGTGCACGCCGTCGCCGAGCCGGCCGTCGGGGTCCCCCTGCTGCGGGTGGACACCGGCGCGCTCGCCGACCAGGTGGCGAGCATCACCGGGGTGAAGGAGGCCCGGGTGGCCCGGTCCTGGCCGAACGGGCTCACGGTCGCCGTCGTCTCCCGGATACCCGTGGCAGCCGTCCAGTCCGACGGCGGGTGGGTGCTCGTCGACGGCGACGGCGTCCAGGTCGCCGAGTCCGCCGAGCAGCCGGCCGACCTGCCGGTGGTGTCCGTGCCGCTGACCTCCAGCGAGGAGACCGCGCCGGCCGTCACCGCGGTGCTCAAGGTCCTCGACGTCCTGCCGGCCGAGCTGCTCGCCGACGTCGCCGAGGCAGGCGCGACGTCCGCCGACCAGGTTGTGCTGACCCTCCAGGACGGCGCAACGGTGCGGTGGGGGAGCGCGGAGGAGGGGGAGTTCAAGGCCGCCGTGCTCCAGGTGCTCCGGCAGGAGCCGGCCAAGGTCTACGACGTCTCCATCCCGCGCAGCCCGACGACGTCGCAAGGGACGAGCGGTGTGCCCAATGCCTCCGCTGGGAACTGA
- a CDS encoding type II toxin-antitoxin system prevent-host-death family antitoxin, which produces MDTVTSTVTTRELRDRLSDVLGRTMYAGERIGVTRNGKLVAVVVSVGDVEALEEFEMRRDVAA; this is translated from the coding sequence GTGGACACGGTGACGAGCACGGTTACGACTCGGGAGTTACGCGACCGGCTCTCGGACGTGCTGGGGCGCACCATGTACGCGGGCGAGCGCATCGGCGTGACTCGTAACGGCAAGCTGGTCGCGGTGGTCGTGAGCGTCGGCGACGTCGAAGCCCTCGAAGAGTTCGAGATGCGCCGGGACGTGGCCGCCTAG
- the ftsZ gene encoding cell division protein FtsZ, producing the protein MAAPQNYLAVIKVIGIGGGGVNAVNRMIEVGLKGVEFIAINTDAQALLMSDADVKLDVGRELTRGLGAGADPEVGKKAAEDHAEEIEEVLRGADMVFVTAGEGGGTGTGGAPVVARIARSLGALTIGVVTRPFTFEGRRRGVQAESGIDALRSEVDTLIVIPNDRLLSISDRGVSVLDAFKSADQVLLSGVQGITDLITTPGLINLDFADVKSVMQGAGSALMGIGSARGEDRAVQASELAISSPLLEASIDGAHGVLLSIQGGSDLGLFEIHEAARLVQEAAHPEANIIFGAVIDDALGDEVRVTVIAAGFDEGTGPSGAESRMRGRPVGQVAARPEPVQPAAEPGDAGSHRAPLPTPGASAPSPARAPEPAPVGAGAQQVPAFLGENGQAPQRSLEVPRVFDEEPVRPRREDDLDIPDFLK; encoded by the coding sequence GTGGCGGCACCGCAGAACTACCTGGCGGTCATCAAGGTGATTGGCATCGGCGGTGGCGGCGTGAACGCCGTCAACCGCATGATCGAGGTCGGGTTGAAGGGCGTGGAGTTCATCGCCATCAACACCGACGCCCAGGCCCTGCTCATGAGCGACGCGGACGTCAAGCTCGACGTCGGCCGCGAGCTCACCCGCGGACTGGGCGCGGGCGCGGACCCCGAGGTGGGCAAGAAGGCCGCCGAGGACCACGCCGAGGAGATCGAGGAGGTCCTGCGCGGGGCCGACATGGTCTTCGTCACCGCCGGCGAGGGCGGCGGCACCGGGACCGGCGGCGCCCCGGTGGTGGCCCGGATCGCCCGCTCGCTCGGGGCGCTGACCATCGGCGTGGTCACCCGGCCCTTCACCTTCGAGGGCCGGCGCCGCGGGGTGCAGGCCGAGTCCGGCATCGACGCGCTGCGCAGCGAGGTCGACACCCTCATCGTGATCCCCAACGACCGCCTGCTGTCGATCAGCGACCGCGGGGTGTCGGTCCTGGACGCCTTCAAGTCCGCCGACCAGGTGCTCCTCTCCGGCGTCCAGGGCATCACCGACCTGATCACCACCCCGGGCCTGATCAACCTGGACTTCGCGGACGTGAAGTCCGTCATGCAGGGCGCCGGCAGCGCGCTGATGGGGATCGGCTCCGCCCGGGGGGAGGACCGGGCGGTCCAGGCCTCCGAGCTGGCCATCTCCTCCCCGCTGCTCGAGGCGAGCATCGACGGCGCCCACGGGGTGCTGCTGTCCATCCAGGGTGGTTCCGACCTCGGCCTGTTCGAGATCCACGAGGCCGCCCGGCTGGTCCAGGAGGCCGCGCACCCGGAGGCGAACATCATCTTCGGCGCGGTCATCGACGACGCCCTCGGCGACGAGGTGCGCGTGACGGTCATCGCGGCCGGCTTCGACGAGGGCACCGGCCCGTCCGGGGCGGAGAGCCGGATGCGCGGCCGGCCGGTGGGCCAGGTCGCTGCCCGGCCCGAGCCGGTGCAGCCGGCGGCCGAGCCGGGCGACGCCGGCTCGCACCGGGCCCCGCTGCCCACCCCGGGCGCCTCGGCACCCTCGCCGGCCCGGGCGCCCGAGCCCGCGCCGGTCGGCGCCGGCGCGCAGCAGGTCCCGGCCTTCCTCGGGGAGAACGGGCAGGCGCCGCAGCGGTCGCTGGAGGTGCCCCGGGTCTTCGACGAGGAGCCGGTGCGGCCCCGACGCGAGGACGACCTCGACATCCCCGACTTCCTCAAGTGA
- a CDS encoding polyphenol oxidase family protein, with protein MPVPLLPVDLGPGVRAWYTTSAGGVSSGPYAPLAGQHDGHNLRQHDGGLNLGDHVGDDPAAVAANRARLDRAVGAPVAWMRQVHGAVVQALAPGTPLRECDALVAVAVAGPAPVAVGVLVADCVPVLLAAPDGALVSAVHVGRAGLVRGVLQAALRALDERGAPPAVVRAAVGPSICGRCYEVPAALAAQVAGQVPAAAARTSWGTPALDLPAGVLAVLAAAGVREVAHVAACTREDARFYSYRRAGGGRTGRFAGVVLPA; from the coding sequence GTGCCCGTCCCGCTGCTGCCCGTTGACCTCGGCCCCGGCGTCCGTGCCTGGTACACCACCTCCGCGGGCGGCGTGTCGAGCGGGCCGTACGCGCCGCTCGCCGGCCAGCACGACGGCCACAACCTTCGCCAGCACGACGGCGGCCTCAACCTCGGCGACCACGTCGGGGACGACCCGGCGGCGGTCGCCGCGAACCGGGCCCGGCTCGACCGGGCCGTCGGCGCGCCGGTGGCCTGGATGCGCCAGGTGCACGGCGCCGTCGTGCAGGCGCTCGCCCCCGGCACGCCGCTGCGGGAGTGCGACGCGCTGGTCGCCGTCGCCGTCGCCGGCCCGGCGCCGGTCGCCGTCGGCGTGCTGGTGGCGGACTGCGTGCCGGTCCTGCTCGCCGCGCCCGACGGCGCCCTGGTCTCCGCGGTGCACGTGGGCCGGGCGGGCCTGGTGCGCGGCGTGCTCCAGGCGGCGCTGCGCGCCCTGGACGAGCGTGGCGCGCCGCCGGCGGTGGTGCGCGCCGCCGTCGGGCCGAGCATCTGCGGCCGCTGCTACGAGGTCCCGGCCGCGCTGGCCGCCCAGGTCGCCGGCCAGGTCCCGGCGGCCGCCGCCCGCACCTCCTGGGGCACCCCCGCCCTGGACCTGCCCGCCGGGGTGCTCGCCGTCCTCGCCGCGGCCGGTGTCCGGGAGGTAGCGCACGTGGCGGCGTGCACCCGGGAGGACGCCCGGTTCTACTCCTACCGTCGGGCCGGCGGCGGCCGTACCGGCCGCTTCGCCGGCGTCGTCCTGCCGGCCTGA
- a CDS encoding cell division protein SepF, protein MAGTMRKMMEYLSLAEPQEELYDDEADGALEEPPAEEHGDRRDRPERHERHAEVTPISRAAALRQEEAAVGEDLRRIVTVHPSTYNEARVIGEAFRDGTPVIMNLTGMSEADAKRMVDFAAGLVFGLHGVIERVTNRVFLLSPATVEVASDRDEAERVGRFFNQS, encoded by the coding sequence ATGGCCGGGACGATGCGCAAGATGATGGAGTACCTCTCCCTCGCCGAGCCCCAGGAGGAGCTCTACGACGACGAGGCCGACGGGGCGCTCGAGGAGCCGCCGGCCGAGGAGCACGGCGACCGGCGCGACCGCCCGGAGCGGCACGAGCGGCACGCCGAGGTCACCCCGATCTCGCGCGCCGCCGCCCTGCGTCAGGAGGAGGCCGCCGTGGGAGAGGACCTGCGCCGCATCGTCACCGTCCACCCCAGCACCTACAACGAGGCCCGGGTCATCGGCGAGGCGTTCCGCGACGGCACCCCGGTGATCATGAACCTCACCGGCATGAGCGAGGCCGACGCCAAGCGGATGGTCGACTTCGCCGCTGGGCTCGTCTTCGGCCTGCACGGGGTCATCGAGCGGGTGACCAACCGGGTGTTCCTGCTCTCCCCGGCCACCGTGGAGGTGGCCAGCGACCGCGACGAGGCCGAGCGCGTCGGCCGCTTCTTCAACCAGAGCTGA
- a CDS encoding YggT family protein: MALLFQLVDLLLLLYLLVLLVRLVLDWVQVFARSWRPTGVVLVLANVVYGLTDPPLRFLRRFIPPLRLGPVQLDLGFLVLFLAVSFGRTLVRYLAFLALG; this comes from the coding sequence GTGGCCCTGCTCTTCCAGCTCGTCGACCTGCTCCTGCTCCTGTACCTGCTCGTCCTCCTCGTGCGGCTGGTGCTGGACTGGGTGCAGGTCTTCGCCCGGTCCTGGCGGCCCACCGGCGTGGTGCTGGTGCTGGCCAACGTCGTGTACGGGCTGACCGACCCGCCGCTGCGGTTCCTCCGGCGGTTCATCCCGCCGCTACGGCTGGGCCCGGTCCAGCTGGACCTGGGCTTCCTGGTCCTCTTCCTCGCGGTGTCCTTCGGCCGCACCCTCGTGCGGTATCTCGCGTTTCTCGCGCTTGGCTGA
- a CDS encoding DivIVA domain-containing protein, with protein MALLTADDVLNKKFQPTKFREGYDQDEVDDFLDEVVNTLRVVQGENEELKAKLAAAERRVAELTRDGVQPDGEEAAAPAEERAEEAQPAEEAPAQITETQPAPAQAAPAQAAPAQPTAQQPPAGNEPESATGMLALAQRLHDEYVRNGKEEGERIITEAQAEATRIVKEAEDQHNRTLTQLEQQRSLLERRIDELRTFERDYRTRLKSYLESLLQNVEGGRPQVEAV; from the coding sequence ATGGCGCTGCTCACGGCAGACGACGTCCTCAACAAGAAGTTCCAGCCCACCAAGTTCCGTGAGGGCTACGACCAGGACGAGGTCGACGACTTCCTCGACGAGGTGGTCAACACGCTGCGGGTGGTGCAGGGAGAGAACGAAGAGCTCAAGGCCAAGCTGGCCGCCGCGGAGCGGCGCGTCGCCGAGCTCACCCGCGACGGGGTCCAGCCCGACGGCGAGGAGGCCGCCGCGCCGGCGGAGGAGCGGGCCGAGGAGGCCCAGCCCGCCGAGGAGGCGCCGGCCCAGATCACCGAGACCCAGCCGGCGCCCGCCCAGGCCGCCCCCGCCCAGGCCGCCCCGGCCCAGCCCACCGCGCAGCAGCCGCCGGCGGGGAACGAGCCCGAGTCCGCCACCGGCATGCTCGCCCTGGCCCAGCGCCTGCACGACGAGTACGTGCGCAACGGCAAGGAGGAGGGCGAGCGGATCATCACCGAGGCGCAGGCCGAGGCCACGCGGATCGTCAAGGAGGCGGAGGACCAGCACAACCGCACCCTGACCCAGCTCGAGCAGCAGCGCTCGCTCCTGGAGCGGCGCATCGACGAGCTGCGCACCTTCGAGCGGGACTACCGCACCCGGCTGAAGAGCTACCTGGAGTCCCTCCTGCAGAACGTCGAGGGCGGCCGTCCGCAGGTCGAGGCCGTCTGA
- a CDS encoding signal peptidase II, with protein MDTPPAPGAADRPPADRAGDAAPAHPGGAAPARPDGPAPVREAEADHQAPPAAPTPARRRRLLLLLLALAGAVAVVDQLTKHLAEARLEPGEIVPVLGDLLGLQLIYNSGAAFSLATGMTWVFTLLSAVVAVVVVRYGRRLGSAGWAVALGLLLGGCLGNLYDRLFREPGFPEGHVVDFISYGGLFVGNVADIAIVAAAALVAVLALRGRELDGTRAGTEQRDRNRAPTAPERPADA; from the coding sequence ATGGACACCCCACCCGCGCCCGGCGCCGCCGACAGACCGCCGGCCGACCGGGCCGGCGACGCGGCACCGGCCCACCCGGGCGGCGCGGCTCCGGCCCGCCCGGACGGTCCGGCTCCGGTGCGCGAGGCCGAGGCCGACCATCAGGCGCCCCCGGCCGCTCCGACCCCCGCCCGCCGGCGCCGCCTCCTGCTGCTGCTGCTCGCCCTGGCCGGCGCCGTCGCCGTCGTGGACCAGCTGACGAAGCACCTGGCCGAGGCGCGGCTGGAGCCGGGGGAGATCGTCCCCGTCCTGGGCGACCTGCTCGGCCTGCAGCTCATCTACAACTCCGGCGCCGCCTTCTCCCTCGCCACCGGGATGACGTGGGTGTTCACCCTGCTGTCGGCGGTGGTGGCCGTGGTCGTCGTCCGCTACGGCCGCCGGCTGGGCTCGGCCGGCTGGGCCGTCGCGCTCGGCCTGCTGCTCGGCGGTTGCCTGGGCAACCTCTACGACCGGCTCTTCCGCGAGCCCGGCTTCCCGGAGGGCCACGTCGTCGACTTCATCAGCTACGGCGGCCTCTTCGTCGGCAACGTCGCCGACATCGCCATCGTCGCCGCCGCGGCGCTCGTGGCGGTCCTGGCGCTGCGCGGCCGCGAGCTCGACGGCACCCGCGCCGGCACAGAACAACGCGACCGCAACCGCGCCCCCACCGCCCCGGAGCGCCCGGCCGATGCCTGA
- a CDS encoding RluA family pseudouridine synthase, whose translation MPEVRALPVPDGLVGERVDAGLARLLGLSRTRAAELAGAGHVTLDGQPLAKSDRLTADGWLEVTLPDAPAAPAPAPVAGMAVRYEDADVVVVDKPVGVAAHPSPGWDGPTVVGALAAAGHRVATSGAAERQGVVHRLDVGTSGLMVVAKSEAAYTVLKRAFKERTVEKVYHALVQGHPDPTSGTIEAPIGRHPTAPYKMAVTAAGKDAVTHYATLEAMAGASLLEVHLETGRTHQIRVHLAAVRHPCVGDITYGADPRLAERLGLTRQWLHAVRLGFQHPVTGRWVEVRSDYPADLAQALERMRAGDR comes from the coding sequence ATGCCTGAGGTCCGGGCCCTGCCGGTGCCCGACGGGCTGGTCGGGGAACGGGTCGACGCCGGCCTCGCCCGGCTCCTCGGGCTCTCCCGCACCCGCGCCGCGGAGCTGGCCGGCGCCGGGCACGTCACCCTCGACGGGCAGCCGCTGGCCAAGTCGGACCGGCTCACCGCCGACGGCTGGCTCGAGGTCACCCTGCCCGACGCGCCCGCCGCCCCCGCGCCGGCGCCGGTGGCCGGCATGGCCGTGCGGTACGAGGACGCGGACGTCGTCGTCGTCGACAAGCCCGTCGGGGTGGCCGCCCACCCCAGCCCCGGCTGGGACGGGCCGACCGTGGTCGGCGCGCTGGCCGCCGCCGGGCACCGGGTCGCCACCTCCGGCGCCGCCGAGCGGCAGGGCGTGGTGCACCGCCTCGACGTGGGCACCTCCGGCCTGATGGTCGTGGCCAAGTCCGAGGCCGCCTACACCGTGCTCAAGCGGGCGTTCAAGGAGCGCACCGTCGAGAAGGTCTACCACGCGCTGGTCCAGGGCCACCCCGACCCCACCAGCGGCACCATCGAGGCGCCCATCGGCCGGCACCCCACCGCCCCGTACAAGATGGCCGTCACCGCCGCCGGCAAGGACGCCGTCACGCACTACGCCACGCTCGAGGCGATGGCCGGGGCGTCCCTGCTGGAGGTGCACCTGGAGACCGGGCGGACCCACCAGATCCGGGTGCACCTGGCCGCCGTGCGCCACCCGTGCGTGGGCGACATCACCTATGGCGCCGACCCCCGCCTGGCCGAGCGGCTCGGCCTGACCCGGCAGTGGCTGCACGCCGTCCGGCTCGGGTTCCAGCACCCGGTCACCGGCCGGTGGGTCGAGGTGCGCAGCGACTACCCGGCGGACCTCGCCCAGGCCCTGGAGCGGATGCGGGCGGGGGACCGGTGA
- a CDS encoding GNAT family N-acetyltransferase, translating into MSRAVPAHGVDDGAARALADDGATRALADDGARSHGADDGAAATAVGDRTGEVLDGGGPGGVDVVRVTSRAQLEQCWEVRTEVFVVEQHVPLAEEIDDLDTAATTTHVLAVERTTGRALGTGRLLSDPAHAGEVHLGRLAVRAAARRTGLGARLVVAIEALALAGHAEPAGAALEVTVVLSAQESAMGFYRRLGYEVVDGERYLDAGIWHQDMRRRVRA; encoded by the coding sequence GTGAGCCGCGCTGTCCCGGCCCACGGGGTGGACGACGGCGCCGCGCGGGCCCTGGCGGACGACGGCGCCACGCGGGCCTTGGCGGATGACGGCGCCCGGAGCCACGGAGCGGACGACGGGGCCGCTGCCACCGCCGTCGGGGACCGGACCGGCGAGGTGCTCGACGGCGGAGGGCCGGGCGGGGTCGACGTCGTCCGGGTCACCTCCCGGGCCCAGCTCGAGCAGTGCTGGGAGGTCCGCACCGAGGTCTTCGTGGTCGAGCAGCACGTGCCCCTCGCCGAGGAGATCGACGACCTCGACACCGCCGCCACCACCACCCATGTGCTCGCCGTCGAGCGGACCACCGGCCGGGCCCTGGGCACCGGCCGGCTGCTGAGCGACCCGGCCCACGCCGGCGAGGTGCACCTGGGCCGGCTCGCGGTGCGCGCCGCGGCCCGCCGCACCGGCCTCGGCGCGCGGCTGGTCGTCGCCATCGAGGCCCTGGCCCTGGCCGGGCACGCCGAGCCGGCGGGGGCGGCGCTGGAGGTGACCGTGGTGCTGTCCGCGCAGGAGTCGGCGATGGGGTTCTACCGGCGGCTCGGCTACGAGGTGGTCGACGGCGAGCGCTACCTCGACGCGGGGATCTGGCACCAGGACATGCGCCGCCGGGTCCGCGCCTGA